One region of Carya illinoinensis cultivar Pawnee chromosome 8, C.illinoinensisPawnee_v1, whole genome shotgun sequence genomic DNA includes:
- the LOC122274146 gene encoding DDT domain-containing protein DDR4 isoform X2: MISGRRTRSSTTSEAVGKGASTTTEAVGKDVLPVAKEGSADQPVVLLDDSRFESEVAKLRKRWELASVFNFLSVFEPVIGNDLKLSAEEIENGLIKTNRSNAQLHIALLKGIPPVSKVLNGSDAWVTALCKKLAMWWPWVAEGKVPLMAAKGEEISRYKELDPTDRLLILKALCEVRADQQDALSYINDALKQGNQISCFRKDKIGGDGSGTFYWYDGNKTVGHRLYREVNIYQSKRNSNSKRCLTPPAISCQWETIATNLEEFRKVVDELSCSKAVAEVDVVKTIETDAIPILEKLQKNKERALKRKQRQDMLLNSFSHPHIAGITRSCRTRNPISYTFDEYDRAIDEAIQLTKKGKATLEQSPEREGAERGRRNGVQEMYTGSKDNPGERGDSMDSDIESDVLQEVGIDDENEDEDYYGKEVDIDDDCDLGYSEPDRNRSTLDSQKANDFGNQKLEETRLAGATAHPDLNTRGLGTKNRKYLGVSGDECLSPEE, from the exons ATGATTAGCGGTCGTCGGACCCGTTCTTCGACGACGAGCGAGGCCGTCGGGAAAGGTGCTTCGACGACGACTGAGGCCGTCGGGAAAGATGTGCTGCCAGTGGCGAAAGAAGGAAGCGCGGACCAGCCAGTCGTGCTTCTGGACGATTCTCGTTTCGAATCGGAGGTTGCAAAACTACGTAAACGATGGGAACTAGCCTCCGTTTTCAATTTCCTCAGC GTTTTTGAACCAGTGATTGGAAATGATCTGAAACTCTCAGCGGAAGAGATTGAGAACGGTTTAATCAAGACTAACAGATCAAACGCTCAGCTTCACATTGCGCTTTTGAAG GGAATACCACCTGTAAGTAAAGTATTGAATGGTTCTGATGCATGGGTGACTGCTCTTTGTAAGAAACTTGCTATGTGGTGGCCATGG GTAGCTGAAGGGAAAGTTCCATTAATGGCAGCTAAGGG GGAGGAGATATCCAGATACAAAGAACTCGATCCAACAGATCGTTTATTGATCTTGAAGGCGCTTTGTGAAGTCCGAGCTGAT CAACAAGATGCACTCTCTTACATAAATGATGCTTTAAAACAAGGAAATCAAATATCTTGTTTTCGCAAAGATAAAATAGGAGGAGATGGAAGTGGGACTTTCTATTG GTACGATGGGAACAAAACTGTTGGACATAGATTATACAGGGAAGTAAATATATATCAGTCAAAGAGGAATTCTAATAGTAAACGATGTTTAACCCCACCAGCTATCAGTTGTCAATGGGAAACTATTGCAACCAATCTTGAGGAATTTCGTAAAGTTGTG GATGAACTCTCATGTAGCAAAGCTGTAGCAGAAGTTGATGTTGTTAAGACAATTGAAACTGATGCAATTCCCATTCTCGAGAAACTTCAGAAG AATAAAGAAAGGGCACTCAAACGAAAGCAAAGGCAAGATATGCTCCTGAATAGTTTTAGTCATCCTCATATTGCTGGAATTACTCGTTCTTGTCGAACTCGTAATCCTATCAGCTACACATTTG ATGAATATGATCGGGCTATTGATGAGGCTATACAACTAACAAA AAAGGGGAAAGCTACTCTTGAGCAAAGTCCAGAAAGGGAGGGTGCTGAGCGTGGAAGAAGGAATGGGGTCCAAGAAATGTACACGGGCTCGAAAGACAATCCTGGTGAAAGAGGCGATTCCATGGATAGTGACATCGAAAGTGATGTGCTTCAAGAAGTTGGTATTGACGATGAGAATGAGGATGAGGATTATTATGGAAAAGAAGTTGATATTGATGATGACTGTGACTTGGGATATTCTGAACCGGACAGGAATCGTTCAACTCTTGATTCTCAGAAGGCTAATGATTTCGGTAACCAGAAGCTTGAGGAGACGAGACTGGCTGGAGCCACAGCACATCCTGACTTGAACACCAGAGGCTTGGGTACAAAGAATAG GAAATACTTGGGAGTGTCGGGAGATGAATGCCTTTCCCCAGAAGAATGA
- the LOC122274146 gene encoding DDT domain-containing protein DDR4 isoform X1, which produces MISGRRTRSSTTSEAVGKGASTTTEAVGKDVLPVAKEGSADQPVVLLDDSRFESEVAKLRKRWELASVFNFLSVFEPVIGNDLKLSAEEIENGLIKTNRSNAQLHIALLKGIPPVSKVLNGSDAWVTALCKKLAMWWPWVAEGKVPLMAAKGEEISRYKELDPTDRLLILKALCEVRADQQDALSYINDALKQGNQISCFRKDKIGGDGSGTFYWYDGNKTVGHRLYREVNIYQSKRNSNSKRCLTPPAISCQWETIATNLEEFRKVVDELSCSKAVAEVDVVKTIETDAIPILEKLQKNKERALKRKQRQDMLLNSFSHPHIAGITRSCRTRNPISYTFDEYDRAIDEAIQLTKKGKATLEQSPEREGAERGRRNGVQEMYTGSKDNPGERGDSMDSDIESDVLQEVGIDDENEDEDYYGKEVDIDDDCDLGYSEPDRNRSTLDSQKANDFGNQKLEETRLAGATAHPDLNTRGLGTKNRLRQRPTRNSALDSLVIPDSDDENVPGNTWECREMNAFPQKNEVSGLKKT; this is translated from the exons ATGATTAGCGGTCGTCGGACCCGTTCTTCGACGACGAGCGAGGCCGTCGGGAAAGGTGCTTCGACGACGACTGAGGCCGTCGGGAAAGATGTGCTGCCAGTGGCGAAAGAAGGAAGCGCGGACCAGCCAGTCGTGCTTCTGGACGATTCTCGTTTCGAATCGGAGGTTGCAAAACTACGTAAACGATGGGAACTAGCCTCCGTTTTCAATTTCCTCAGC GTTTTTGAACCAGTGATTGGAAATGATCTGAAACTCTCAGCGGAAGAGATTGAGAACGGTTTAATCAAGACTAACAGATCAAACGCTCAGCTTCACATTGCGCTTTTGAAG GGAATACCACCTGTAAGTAAAGTATTGAATGGTTCTGATGCATGGGTGACTGCTCTTTGTAAGAAACTTGCTATGTGGTGGCCATGG GTAGCTGAAGGGAAAGTTCCATTAATGGCAGCTAAGGG GGAGGAGATATCCAGATACAAAGAACTCGATCCAACAGATCGTTTATTGATCTTGAAGGCGCTTTGTGAAGTCCGAGCTGAT CAACAAGATGCACTCTCTTACATAAATGATGCTTTAAAACAAGGAAATCAAATATCTTGTTTTCGCAAAGATAAAATAGGAGGAGATGGAAGTGGGACTTTCTATTG GTACGATGGGAACAAAACTGTTGGACATAGATTATACAGGGAAGTAAATATATATCAGTCAAAGAGGAATTCTAATAGTAAACGATGTTTAACCCCACCAGCTATCAGTTGTCAATGGGAAACTATTGCAACCAATCTTGAGGAATTTCGTAAAGTTGTG GATGAACTCTCATGTAGCAAAGCTGTAGCAGAAGTTGATGTTGTTAAGACAATTGAAACTGATGCAATTCCCATTCTCGAGAAACTTCAGAAG AATAAAGAAAGGGCACTCAAACGAAAGCAAAGGCAAGATATGCTCCTGAATAGTTTTAGTCATCCTCATATTGCTGGAATTACTCGTTCTTGTCGAACTCGTAATCCTATCAGCTACACATTTG ATGAATATGATCGGGCTATTGATGAGGCTATACAACTAACAAA AAAGGGGAAAGCTACTCTTGAGCAAAGTCCAGAAAGGGAGGGTGCTGAGCGTGGAAGAAGGAATGGGGTCCAAGAAATGTACACGGGCTCGAAAGACAATCCTGGTGAAAGAGGCGATTCCATGGATAGTGACATCGAAAGTGATGTGCTTCAAGAAGTTGGTATTGACGATGAGAATGAGGATGAGGATTATTATGGAAAAGAAGTTGATATTGATGATGACTGTGACTTGGGATATTCTGAACCGGACAGGAATCGTTCAACTCTTGATTCTCAGAAGGCTAATGATTTCGGTAACCAGAAGCTTGAGGAGACGAGACTGGCTGGAGCCACAGCACATCCTGACTTGAACACCAGAGGCTTGGGTACAAAGAATAGGTTGAGACAAAGACCCACCCGTAATTCTGCCCTTGACTCTCTTGTTATACCTGATTCAGATGATGAAAATGTACCAGGAAATACTTGGGAGTGTCGGGAGATGAATGCCTTTCCCCAGAAGAATGAAGTCAGTGGGCTGAAAAAGACTTGA